The proteins below are encoded in one region of Bacteroides uniformis:
- a CDS encoding tyrosine-type recombinase/integrase: MSRNEITLQEMFSSVIGELREGGRWGTAHIYQSAVNAFSVFTKWQPMPMRKLSPTVLKRFENFLRQRNCSWNTVSTYIKAIRSVYNRAVDRKMVRYVPRLFEHVYTGTRTDRKKALEASDIGCLVRETEMSLQDGQSPNTRQKTKIFFVLMFMLRGIPFVDLAYLHKRDLQGNTLSYRRRKTGRALTVSLTPEAMQMVRMIANKDKDSPYLFPILQSEEGTEAAYRKYQAALRAFNQRLAVLRQCLGMQSALSSYAARHTWATMAYHCEIHPGIISEAMGHSSITVTETYLKPFSNRKIDEANQKVISFVKNEGYPV, translated from the coding sequence ATGAGCAGAAATGAAATTACCTTACAAGAGATGTTCTCCTCAGTCATCGGGGAACTCCGGGAAGGCGGCAGGTGGGGAACGGCACACATCTACCAGTCAGCGGTGAATGCATTCTCGGTATTCACCAAATGGCAACCGATGCCCATGCGCAAGCTGAGCCCGACCGTACTGAAGAGATTCGAAAACTTCCTCAGACAGAGGAATTGTAGTTGGAATACGGTGTCCACTTATATCAAAGCGATACGTTCGGTTTACAACCGGGCAGTGGACAGAAAGATGGTGCGATATGTACCCAGGCTGTTTGAGCATGTGTATACCGGTACACGGACAGATAGGAAAAAGGCGCTCGAAGCTTCCGACATAGGCTGCTTGGTACGGGAGACAGAGATGAGCCTGCAGGACGGCCAATCTCCCAACACCCGACAGAAAACAAAAATTTTCTTTGTACTGATGTTTATGCTAAGAGGGATTCCTTTTGTGGACCTGGCCTATTTGCATAAGAGGGATTTACAAGGAAACACCTTGTCTTATAGACGCAGGAAGACGGGACGGGCACTGACCGTGTCATTGACGCCGGAAGCTATGCAAATGGTGAGAATGATAGCGAACAAGGACAAGGACTCTCCTTATTTATTCCCCATATTACAAAGTGAGGAAGGCACGGAAGCGGCATACCGGAAATACCAGGCGGCGCTCAGGGCATTCAACCAACGTCTGGCAGTGCTCAGGCAGTGCCTAGGAATGCAGTCGGCACTCAGTAGTTATGCAGCCAGACACACCTGGGCCACAATGGCCTACCATTGCGAGATACACCCCGGAATCATATCGGAAGCCATGGGGCACTCCTCCATCACGGTGACGGAAACCTATCTGAAGCCTTTCAGCAACAGAAAGATTGACGAAGCCAATCAGAAGGTAATTTCTTTTGTAAAAAACGAAGGATATCCAGTATAA
- the ric gene encoding iron-sulfur cluster repair di-iron protein, whose amino-acid sequence MKDYKRMTVGEIVADNFNNAGIFDKYGIDFCCHGSALLPEASKTAGADMEKVIEEIEHLAPTTSENIDFKSWPLDLLVDYILKIHHRNIRTQGPEIEELLDKICRVHGEKHPSLYNVQALFHDSLSDLNAHLDKEELVLFPYIYEMVKAKLENTPLPEFHCGSIEAPISVMMAEHDIEGERYRHIEHLTNGYTAPEDACNSYRLVLQQLKAFEEALHQHIHLENNIVFPRSIKMEAKLREQP is encoded by the coding sequence ATGAAGGATTATAAACGTATGACAGTCGGCGAAATCGTAGCCGACAACTTCAACAATGCCGGGATATTTGATAAATATGGCATTGATTTCTGCTGCCATGGTTCCGCACTGCTTCCCGAAGCCAGTAAAACTGCCGGAGCCGATATGGAGAAGGTGATAGAAGAAATAGAGCATCTGGCTCCGACAACCTCCGAAAATATTGATTTCAAGAGTTGGCCTCTGGACTTATTGGTGGACTATATTCTCAAAATCCACCACCGTAATATCCGTACACAAGGTCCCGAGATTGAAGAACTGCTGGATAAAATATGTCGCGTACACGGTGAAAAACATCCGTCACTCTACAATGTGCAGGCTCTCTTTCATGATTCCCTCTCCGACCTCAATGCCCATCTCGACAAAGAGGAACTGGTACTGTTTCCCTACATCTATGAGATGGTAAAGGCTAAGCTGGAAAATACTCCCCTGCCCGAATTCCACTGTGGAAGCATCGAAGCTCCCATATCCGTCATGATGGCAGAACATGACATTGAAGGAGAACGCTATCGCCACATAGAGCATCTGACCAACGGCTATACAGCTCCAGAAGATGCCTGCAACAGTTACCGCCTCGTACTCCAACAGCTTAAAGCATTTGAAGAGGCCTTGCACCAGCACATCCATCTGGAAAATAATATCGTTTTCCCACGCTCCATCAAAATGGAAGCAAAATTAAGAGAACAGCCATGA
- a CDS encoding GNAT family N-acetyltransferase — MIKIRKTQPTDITILMDIFEQAKHIMRKDGNMLQWRGNYPSREIVIADIEQGNSYVCTDDTEEIIGTFAFIRGNDPTYTHIYEGKWVEDTLPYGVIHRLASTEHSKGVANACLQWCYEQIPNLRADTHRDNHILQYILKKHGFKYCGIILLANGDERLAFQKVEG, encoded by the coding sequence ATGATAAAAATCAGAAAGACGCAACCCACAGACATTACAATCCTTATGGACATCTTTGAACAAGCGAAGCACATCATGCGGAAAGACGGAAATATGCTGCAGTGGAGAGGCAACTACCCTTCCAGGGAAATCGTCATAGCAGACATCGAACAAGGAAACAGCTATGTGTGCACCGACGATACCGAAGAAATTATCGGAACCTTCGCCTTTATCCGTGGAAACGACCCCACATATACGCATATCTATGAAGGAAAATGGGTGGAAGATACGCTTCCTTACGGCGTCATTCACCGGCTGGCAAGTACAGAACACAGCAAAGGAGTGGCCAATGCCTGCCTGCAATGGTGCTACGAACAAATACCCAACCTACGTGCAGATACCCACCGGGACAATCATATCCTGCAATACATACTGAAGAAGCACGGATTCAAATATTGCGGCATCATCCTTCTGGCCAATGGAGACGAACGGCTGGCATTCCAAAAAGTAGAAGGATAG
- a CDS encoding DUF488 domain-containing protein: MTQIRIKRVYEEPDATDGYRVLVDRLWPRGIKKEHLKYDVWEKDITPSPELRKWFHEDQAEHWEGFAAMYRKELENSEAALRFIDTIKHHHTITLLYASKAPIYNHARILQRFLQEHLD; this comes from the coding sequence ATGACACAAATCAGAATCAAACGGGTATATGAAGAACCCGATGCAACAGACGGCTACCGTGTATTGGTGGACCGGCTGTGGCCTCGCGGCATAAAAAAGGAACATCTGAAATACGATGTCTGGGAAAAGGATATTACCCCTTCACCTGAATTAAGAAAATGGTTTCACGAAGACCAAGCGGAACACTGGGAGGGGTTTGCAGCCATGTATCGCAAGGAACTGGAAAATTCGGAAGCCGCCCTTAGGTTCATTGACACCATAAAACACCACCATACCATAACCTTACTATATGCTTCCAAAGCACCGATATACAACCATGCACGCATCCTGCAACGGTTTCTGCAGGAGCACTTAGACTAA
- a CDS encoding DEAD/DEAH box helicase, protein MNVQEATTRRLPDLKERHLPENCRETINTILKETYGYEQFRNLEIYDDLSKGKEKLCISQGQLIENVILEAEKAWKSETQVDNILLTAPTGSGKSLLFQLPAIYLGKEYNLLTIVVSPLKALIVDQVESLQELGYARVAYASSDLSPEQKMEVYRQVREGEIDLFYLSPELLLSYDIKHFVGERRIGLVVVDEAHTVTTWGKEFRVDYWFLGRYLTALKQTLGYNFPLFALTATAVWNPKGGNDMIFETIRSLQMEPCVLYVGTVKRRNIGFDIRQMEMEDGETYDKAKQRVVAARVEDFLDGHKTLLYYPFAGGIDMRLKTWVKPADWRLVASYYGKKEKEQKAAIVQEFKEGTKKLIVATKAFGMGVDISDIDRVYHVAPSSTFVDYIQEIGRAARDTEIHGIAATDYHERDFYYMKRLHQTGNIAQEQLVLILRKLMEVYRMKGEKPEIMVSLSDFEFVVKLPRTKNKLEYEAELGQLIKTALLWLEDDLMQRYGRHLLEISPKNLLTEGYVQDKTGDVFAREFHSYLTKVEGEDGVYVVRLEALWEERFPELGYKEFKQKLNNGTLREGARAVSVGKHEVLLKEDATVIRERMDALFKSLTMMLKTALIKSKGRFDEEELRAVFAEHGMDVRSAKRFIGSLLESRTEEGRSVSYISSVKKKDSNELSFTVTKGFDLLLSRYQKLFSQRIVGSKGDRLLFYCTPFSDLNMLLNLLSMLDCLSFSVEGGGTPCVFVRFNDPETLQELALGDDYRNLILDTNEQIFQEQIDLFSFFFGTDKLTDEQRWDFIEDYFTGMGVDDLKKKFVSL, encoded by the coding sequence ATGAATGTACAAGAAGCAACGACACGCCGGTTACCGGATTTGAAGGAAAGGCATCTGCCTGAAAACTGCCGCGAAACCATAAACACGATTTTAAAGGAGACTTACGGCTACGAACAGTTTCGTAATCTTGAGATTTACGATGACTTGTCCAAGGGAAAAGAGAAACTCTGCATTTCGCAGGGACAGCTGATAGAGAACGTTATACTGGAGGCTGAAAAGGCTTGGAAAAGTGAAACGCAGGTAGACAATATATTGTTGACTGCCCCTACCGGCTCCGGAAAATCCTTGTTGTTCCAGCTTCCTGCCATCTATTTGGGGAAGGAGTATAATCTGCTTACCATTGTGGTTTCCCCTTTGAAGGCGTTGATTGTAGACCAGGTGGAAAGTCTGCAGGAACTGGGGTATGCGCGTGTGGCATACGCCTCGTCCGATTTATCGCCGGAACAGAAGATGGAGGTTTACCGGCAGGTGCGTGAGGGGGAGATTGATTTGTTCTATCTCTCGCCGGAATTGCTTCTCTCTTACGACATCAAGCATTTTGTAGGCGAGCGCCGCATCGGTCTGGTGGTGGTCGATGAGGCGCATACGGTAACGACATGGGGCAAGGAGTTCCGTGTGGACTACTGGTTCTTGGGGCGCTACCTGACTGCTTTGAAACAGACTCTCGGCTATAATTTCCCGTTGTTTGCATTGACCGCTACGGCTGTCTGGAATCCCAAAGGGGGCAATGACATGATATTCGAGACTATCCGTTCCTTGCAGATGGAGCCTTGTGTGCTTTATGTAGGTACGGTGAAGCGCCGGAATATTGGCTTTGACATCCGTCAGATGGAGATGGAGGACGGGGAGACATACGACAAGGCAAAGCAGCGCGTGGTGGCTGCGCGGGTCGAGGACTTCCTGGACGGACACAAGACATTGCTCTATTATCCTTTTGCGGGTGGCATCGACATGCGCCTGAAGACGTGGGTGAAGCCGGCAGACTGGCGTCTGGTCGCTTCCTATTATGGCAAGAAGGAAAAGGAACAGAAAGCTGCCATTGTGCAGGAATTCAAGGAGGGGACCAAGAAACTGATTGTGGCTACGAAAGCCTTTGGTATGGGAGTGGACATCAGTGATATAGACCGTGTATACCATGTGGCGCCATCCAGTACGTTTGTCGACTATATTCAGGAGATAGGGCGTGCCGCGCGTGATACGGAGATACATGGCATTGCCGCTACCGACTACCATGAACGGGATTTCTATTATATGAAGCGTCTGCATCAGACGGGGAACATTGCCCAGGAACAGCTGGTGCTTATTCTGAGAAAGCTCATGGAAGTGTACCGCATGAAAGGGGAAAAACCGGAAATCATGGTGTCTTTGTCCGATTTCGAGTTTGTGGTGAAACTGCCGCGTACAAAGAACAAGCTGGAGTATGAAGCAGAGTTGGGACAGCTCATCAAGACTGCCTTGCTTTGGCTGGAAGACGATTTGATGCAGCGTTATGGAAGGCATCTGCTTGAAATCAGCCCCAAGAATCTGTTGACCGAAGGATATGTCCAGGACAAGACGGGTGATGTCTTTGCCCGTGAATTCCATAGCTATCTGACAAAGGTAGAAGGGGAGGACGGGGTTTACGTCGTACGTCTGGAAGCGCTTTGGGAAGAGCGTTTCCCGGAGCTTGGCTACAAGGAGTTCAAACAGAAGCTGAATAATGGAACGTTGCGGGAAGGTGCCCGTGCCGTATCTGTAGGCAAGCATGAGGTGTTGTTAAAGGAAGATGCCACTGTCATCCGTGAGCGGATGGATGCCTTGTTCAAGAGCCTGACAATGATGCTGAAAACGGCATTGATAAAGTCGAAAGGACGTTTTGATGAAGAAGAACTGCGGGCTGTCTTTGCCGAGCATGGCATGGACGTGCGCTCTGCCAAACGCTTTATCGGTTCCCTGCTGGAGAGCCGCACGGAGGAAGGCCGCAGTGTGAGCTATATCAGCAGTGTGAAAAAGAAAGATTCCAATGAACTCTCTTTTACGGTGACCAAAGGCTTTGATTTGCTTCTGTCGCGCTATCAAAAACTGTTTAGCCAACGTATAGTGGGCAGTAAGGGAGACCGCCTGTTGTTTTATTGCACTCCTTTCTCGGACTTGAATATGCTGCTTAATCTGCTTTCTATGCTCGACTGCCTTTCGTTCAGTGTGGAGGGTGGCGGTACGCCTTGCGTATTTGTCCGTTTCAATGACCCCGAAACTCTGCAGGAACTTGCGCTTGGCGATGATTACCGCAATCTGATTCTGGATACCAACGAGCAGATATTCCAGGAGCAGATTGACTTGTTCTCTTTCTTCTTCGGAACAGATAAGCTGACGGATGAACAGCGCTGGGACTTTATCGAGGATTATTTTACGGGAATGGGAGTGGACGACTTGAAAAAGAAGTTTGTGTCCTTGTAG
- a CDS encoding PL29 family lyase N-terminal domain-containing protein — MNKKFLSVILFSALMVGTAGTFTSCKDYDDDIESLDNRVSAVEKLVSDLQAKIDAGSVITGVDKTEDGIVIKLSNGESYPIKNGTNGTNAPVWSIVKDANGDYWWAKDDVQTEFPARGEKGEPGDGAAGQDAKTIYYYPGTEETGKLHGQAEAGYWVKVTEEKGKDPLYEVQTTKWLPEGTLSAVWNTKDETLTLGNMKDENGKLVEKTISLTTKLKALVFIPELYEDGVEATKYKYANGDFIEAEKNEENGEDDHGVVFVIKKGTSATNWIALKDATKRTYWMPSTSAMYYHMNPLNAKLKDIEWQFLAATPEYVTTKANPAVVTPIFQNAGKTIDGERMYATYKLSVEDLKKGNLSTPGKDKYISIAALEATLANGEKEGEEKSTVTSDYAAIMPMIQGFKAIAYTDESKIVTENTCKPELYKTAKEAIENVYTVPAQYNGGSIELADLLCIHHVENFGEEITATDHGRMTLAEAAQLYNLTLKFEPVHYISGDNDTEENAYSKLEEDGTFTPCYVNDKEESVVIPEGSTEKIGRSAIGRRPAVLVKLVDAANNVVLAGYIKLEITEKAATPDAIVIDKSTPQLPYLCGDQAVSITWKDMSGKILEELGMTKEEFTKGYTFVKDETYVADGKGGFIQVTAANKFAVDNAYGVVKEIADAEPSSTNDILTWTTTREQRDQLIKDYKDRTLTLYGKYKPVAGGTTYAIYVGIKISIAELPTTASYGNKRDAYWYPAETALADRDTVRTNVPAPDANNNVTAYVKNLDDYFWHIDATSKKEVSGIEFTVSEASKPVYGEIWNKKDKGMEIKYSYLFSAKNDGLTIGGKKLFVSKDETKKNESSTNLYWGEKRADASLIATLDKVSHKITYKDNAEAKKFLNLFGHNENKPNQQFAIIEVSAVYGDCNIELAPAYNFNARFLRPLDIESNDNAKFVDAEAGGSSVKLGDLFTAEDWRDKAVIKYNTTTKAYEAVLENGVNLYTYYQIEKVALDLDNATCDVNTSGTQMPINPDVIKLSILDNAGAATTSNEVTISGDDIAKLNTYKLNYKNNEGNTKDFTIMVPVKVTYAWGEVEAAVAIAVKGTIANR; from the coding sequence ATGAACAAAAAGTTTCTAAGTGTGATCCTGTTCAGCGCCTTAATGGTGGGCACTGCAGGAACGTTCACGTCTTGTAAGGACTATGATGACGACATCGAAAGCTTGGACAACCGCGTATCAGCAGTAGAAAAGCTGGTAAGTGACCTTCAAGCTAAGATTGACGCTGGATCGGTCATTACCGGCGTTGACAAAACAGAAGATGGCATTGTCATCAAATTAAGCAATGGCGAATCTTATCCTATCAAGAACGGAACAAACGGCACAAACGCTCCCGTTTGGAGTATTGTAAAAGACGCTAACGGTGACTATTGGTGGGCTAAAGACGATGTACAAACAGAGTTTCCTGCACGTGGTGAAAAAGGTGAGCCGGGTGACGGTGCTGCCGGTCAAGACGCTAAAACTATCTATTACTATCCAGGTACTGAAGAGACTGGTAAGTTGCATGGCCAAGCAGAAGCTGGCTACTGGGTGAAGGTAACAGAAGAAAAGGGTAAAGATCCTTTATATGAAGTACAAACTACGAAATGGTTACCGGAAGGAACACTTTCAGCTGTTTGGAATACAAAAGATGAAACTCTGACCCTTGGTAACATGAAGGATGAGAACGGCAAATTGGTTGAAAAGACTATTTCTCTGACTACTAAGTTGAAAGCTTTAGTATTCATCCCTGAATTGTACGAAGACGGAGTAGAAGCTACTAAATACAAATATGCCAACGGTGATTTCATCGAAGCTGAAAAGAACGAAGAAAATGGTGAAGATGATCACGGTGTAGTTTTTGTAATCAAGAAAGGTACAAGTGCTACCAATTGGATTGCTTTGAAAGATGCCACTAAGAGAACTTATTGGATGCCTTCAACCAGTGCTATGTACTATCATATGAACCCGTTGAACGCCAAACTGAAAGATATCGAATGGCAGTTCTTGGCAGCTACTCCGGAATATGTAACTACAAAAGCTAATCCTGCTGTAGTAACCCCTATCTTCCAAAACGCAGGTAAGACCATTGACGGTGAAAGAATGTATGCTACATATAAACTCTCTGTAGAGGATTTGAAGAAGGGCAATTTGAGCACTCCCGGTAAAGACAAGTATATTTCTATCGCAGCTCTGGAAGCAACATTAGCTAATGGCGAAAAAGAAGGTGAAGAGAAGTCTACAGTTACTTCCGACTATGCTGCCATCATGCCGATGATCCAAGGCTTTAAAGCTATCGCTTACACCGATGAGAGTAAAATCGTAACAGAAAACACTTGTAAGCCTGAACTGTATAAGACAGCTAAGGAAGCTATCGAAAACGTATATACTGTTCCTGCACAATACAATGGTGGTTCCATCGAATTGGCAGATTTGTTGTGCATCCATCATGTAGAAAACTTTGGAGAAGAAATTACCGCAACTGATCACGGAAGAATGACTCTTGCCGAGGCTGCCCAGTTATATAATTTGACTCTCAAGTTTGAGCCCGTTCACTATATCAGCGGTGACAACGATACAGAAGAAAATGCTTACTCTAAACTGGAAGAAGACGGAACTTTCACTCCTTGTTATGTAAACGACAAAGAAGAAAGTGTAGTTATTCCTGAAGGAAGTACAGAAAAGATTGGTAGAAGTGCTATCGGTCGTCGTCCGGCAGTATTGGTTAAATTGGTTGATGCTGCAAATAATGTAGTATTAGCAGGTTACATCAAGTTGGAAATTACTGAAAAAGCCGCTACTCCTGATGCAATTGTTATTGACAAGAGCACTCCGCAGTTGCCGTACTTGTGTGGTGACCAAGCTGTATCCATCACTTGGAAAGACATGTCCGGTAAGATTCTTGAAGAACTGGGTATGACCAAGGAAGAATTCACAAAGGGTTATACATTTGTAAAAGACGAAACTTATGTAGCAGACGGTAAGGGTGGCTTCATTCAAGTAACAGCTGCTAATAAATTTGCTGTGGACAATGCTTATGGTGTAGTTAAGGAGATAGCTGATGCTGAACCTAGCTCAACGAATGACATCTTGACTTGGACTACTACAAGAGAACAAAGAGACCAACTCATCAAGGATTACAAAGATCGCACCTTGACACTTTATGGCAAGTACAAACCTGTAGCAGGTGGAACAACTTATGCTATTTACGTAGGTATCAAGATTTCCATCGCAGAATTGCCGACTACAGCAAGTTACGGTAATAAACGTGATGCTTACTGGTATCCTGCTGAAACAGCATTGGCTGACAGAGATACTGTACGTACCAATGTTCCTGCTCCGGATGCAAACAATAACGTAACTGCTTATGTAAAAAATCTTGATGACTACTTCTGGCATATAGATGCTACTTCTAAGAAAGAAGTATCTGGCATTGAATTCACTGTATCAGAAGCTTCTAAGCCGGTTTATGGTGAAATCTGGAACAAGAAAGACAAAGGTATGGAAATCAAGTACAGCTACTTGTTCTCTGCTAAGAACGATGGTCTGACTATAGGTGGAAAGAAGTTGTTTGTTAGCAAAGATGAAACTAAGAAGAACGAGAGCAGCACTAATTTGTATTGGGGCGAAAAGAGAGCAGACGCTTCTCTCATCGCAACTCTTGATAAAGTAAGCCACAAGATTACTTACAAAGATAACGCAGAAGCCAAGAAATTCTTGAACCTCTTCGGTCACAACGAAAATAAGCCTAACCAACAGTTTGCCATCATCGAAGTTTCAGCTGTTTATGGTGACTGCAACATAGAACTGGCTCCTGCTTACAATTTCAACGCTCGTTTCTTGCGTCCGTTGGATATCGAAAGCAACGACAATGCTAAGTTTGTAGACGCTGAAGCAGGTGGTTCTTCTGTGAAGCTGGGTGACCTCTTCACCGCAGAAGATTGGCGTGACAAAGCTGTTATCAAGTATAACACTACAACCAAGGCATATGAAGCTGTATTAGAAAACGGTGTCAACTTGTACACTTACTATCAAATTGAAAAAGTAGCTTTGGATTTGGATAATGCAACTTGTGATGTTAATACAAGCGGTACGCAAATGCCTATTAATCCTGATGTTATCAAGCTGTCTATTCTTGATAATGCGGGCGCAGCCACTACTTCTAATGAAGTTACAATCAGTGGTGATGACATTGCCAAACTGAACACCTACAAATTGAACTACAAGAACAACGAAGGTAATACTAAAGACTTTACCATCATGGTTCCCGTAAAGGTAACCTATGCATGGGGTGAAGTAGAAGCTGCAGTTGCTATTGCTGTTAAGGGTACTATCGCCAACAGATAA
- a CDS encoding porin family protein — protein MKKIFSAFMIAVCCMLMAMPAQAQLLKWGVKGGVNMTKIDWDGGYKGNKDNSTGFFIGPMAEFTIPIVGLGVDGALLFSQRGKDEVKQTGLEVPVNLKYTIGLGSLLGIYVAAGPDFFFDFKKKDYVDRKKAQVALNLGAGVKLLKHLQVGVTYQLPMGDSFTWEEAGKAFGAKNKTWQVSAAYLF, from the coding sequence ATGAAAAAGATTTTTAGTGCTTTCATGATAGCTGTATGCTGTATGCTTATGGCTATGCCTGCTCAGGCCCAACTATTGAAGTGGGGTGTTAAGGGTGGTGTGAATATGACGAAAATAGATTGGGATGGCGGATATAAGGGAAACAAGGATAATTCTACCGGTTTCTTTATTGGTCCGATGGCTGAGTTTACCATTCCCATTGTAGGCTTGGGTGTTGATGGTGCTTTGCTGTTCTCTCAGCGCGGCAAGGACGAGGTGAAGCAAACAGGACTGGAAGTACCCGTAAATCTGAAATATACCATTGGCTTGGGTAGCTTGTTGGGTATTTATGTGGCAGCCGGTCCTGATTTCTTCTTCGATTTTAAGAAGAAAGACTACGTAGATCGCAAGAAGGCTCAAGTGGCACTTAATCTGGGTGCCGGTGTGAAGCTGCTGAAGCATCTTCAGGTTGGCGTGACCTATCAGCTCCCGATGGGCGACTCATTTACGTGGGAGGAGGCGGGTAAGGCTTTCGGTGCCAAGAATAAGACTTGGCAGGTGTCTGCGGCGTATCTTTTCTAA